In Caloramator sp. E03, the sequence GTTCCCATTCCGAACACGAAGGTTAAGCCCGGGTGCGCCGATGATACTAAGCTGGAGACGGCTTGGAAAAGTAGGTGTCTGCCAGATTGTTAATGTTCCATGGTAGCTCAATGGTGGAGCATCCGGCTGTTAACCGGAGGGTTGGAGGTTCGAGTCCTCTCCATGGAGCCATTTTTATTTTTTGATATTTTAAGCCTAAGACTAAGTCTTAGGCTTTTTAACTATTCATATTTTTTGCCATAATAAATTGCATACAATATTTTTTTCATTTCATTCTCTGTTATTTCTATAGGATTTACTTTTGTAGAACCTTTCAAAGAATTTTCTAAAAGCTCACTAAAATTATTTGAAAAATCTTTTTCTGAAAGACCTATGTCTTTGAATGAGGATGGGATGTTAAGTTTTTTATTTAAAGTTATAACTGCTTCAATAAAATCTGTTGCATCAATAAGTTTTGATAAATAGTTTAGTCTTCTTTTTACTTCTTTATCCCTTGAATTATATCTTAGTACATAAGGAAGAGCTACTGCATTTAAAAGTCCGTGTGAAAAATCAAACTTACCACCAAAAGCATGGGATATTCCATGGGCCATTCCAAGACCAACATTAGAAAAGGCGCTTCCAGCCATTGTGCTGTATATATGTACTTTTTCTCTGCTTTCCAAATCTCCTTTTTCGTAAGATGATGGAAGATAATTGAACAATCCTTTAATGGCTCCTTCTGCTAAAGCTTCAGAATAGGGGTTAATATTTTTGTTAATATAACACTCAACAGCATGTGTTAGAGCATCCATTCCTGTTTCGGCAACTAAGTATTTTGGCATTGAAAGGGTTAAACTTGAATCAAGTATAGCAATGTCGGGGATAAAGGCATCACATTTTAAACCGATTTTTAAATTTATATTATTATATGTTATTACCGAAGCCCTTGTAACCTCTGCAGCTGTTCCTGAAGTTGAGGGGATTGCAATTAGCTTTATATTCTTTCTTTCTTTTGGCAAATTAAGCCTGTTAGGATTTTTAATATCTAATTCGTTATATTCGTAGAATACCGAGAGAGCCTTTGCAATATCTATGGAAGATCCTCCACCTATTCCTATCACAGTATCTGGTTTAAATTTCTTCATAATTTCTAATCCTTTTAATACATATTCAAAAGAGGGATTTTTTTTAATATCGCTGAATATGTAAATTTCAGCTTTTTTTGTTTTTAATATGTTTGATAGTCTGTCTATTGCACCAATTTTAAACATGGAATTTCCGCCAGTTACAATAAATGCTTTTTTTATATCAATATTTTCTATATAGTTTAATGAGTCTTTTCCAATAATTATAGAATTTCCATGGAGTTTTAACTCTTTCATAACTTTAAGCCTCCTTTACAGTACTTTTTAATTTAATTATAACATAAAGAAATAATTGTTAAGAATTAGCATTTAATAAAAAGAAAAAAATCACAAATTAAATTACATATAATTGAAAATATTAGAATATATTGGTATAATATATTTGCACACAATGTGCACAATAGGATTGATTTGTATTGTAATAGTTTTTAAATTATAGTTGATTAAGTTAGGAGGATTGTTATGGAAGTTAAGGAAAAGATTAATTACTTTGTAACGGTTGATGATGCATTGAATTTTAATCGTGAAAATGTAAGGGAAAATTATAGGGAATATATAAGTTCAAGTGTTGTTCAGCTTATGGGACTTTTAGATTTTGATAAACATTTTGTTAAGGCAGAGGGTACAAAAGTATATGATGAGGATGGAAATGAATACATAGATCTTCTTGGAGGATATGGTGCGTTAAATGTTGGACATAATAATAAAGAGATTCTTGAAGAAATTAAAAAGGTAATCGGTCTTCCAAATATTCTTCAAGCTTCTATATACAATTTTGCAGGAGCATTGGCAAAAGACCTGGCATTAATAACTCCAGGGAATCTTAA encodes:
- a CDS encoding iron-containing alcohol dehydrogenase, yielding MKELKLHGNSIIIGKDSLNYIENIDIKKAFIVTGGNSMFKIGAIDRLSNILKTKKAEIYIFSDIKKNPSFEYVLKGLEIMKKFKPDTVIGIGGGSSIDIAKALSVFYEYNELDIKNPNRLNLPKERKNIKLIAIPSTSGTAAEVTRASVITYNNINLKIGLKCDAFIPDIAILDSSLTLSMPKYLVAETGMDALTHAVECYINKNINPYSEALAEGAIKGLFNYLPSSYEKGDLESREKVHIYSTMAGSAFSNVGLGMAHGISHAFGGKFDFSHGLLNAVALPYVLRYNSRDKEVKRRLNYLSKLIDATDFIEAVITLNKKLNIPSSFKDIGLSEKDFSNNFSELLENSLKGSTKVNPIEITENEMKKILYAIYYGKKYE